The following coding sequences lie in one Aquabacterium olei genomic window:
- the istB gene encoding IS21-like element helper ATPase IstB, which yields MNLQHERIATLCGALKLERIASEWAAVAQRTAQQQDSLGDFLEQILTVENDARLQRQRSALVKMATLPSIKTLEEYDFAFASGAPRAQIQELAALTFIERAENVVFLGPSGVGKSHLAQALAYRAAMAGIKTRFITAADLMLQLATAHKQDRLKEYFNRAVIGPRLLIVDEIGYLPFGREEATLFFNVVAKRYERGSIVLTSNLPFSQWASAFADDQTLTAALLDRLLHHAHIVQISGESYRLKDKRKAGQIKARNN from the coding sequence GTGAACCTTCAGCACGAACGCATCGCCACGTTGTGTGGCGCACTCAAGCTCGAGCGCATCGCCAGTGAATGGGCGGCCGTTGCGCAACGGACAGCGCAGCAACAAGACAGCTTGGGCGACTTTCTGGAGCAGATCCTGACGGTGGAGAACGATGCCCGGCTGCAGCGGCAACGCTCGGCGCTGGTGAAGATGGCGACGCTGCCGTCCATCAAGACGCTGGAAGAGTACGACTTCGCATTCGCCAGTGGCGCGCCACGCGCGCAGATTCAGGAACTGGCGGCGCTGACCTTCATCGAGAGAGCAGAGAACGTCGTCTTCTTGGGGCCCAGCGGCGTCGGCAAGAGCCATCTGGCACAGGCCTTGGCCTACCGGGCTGCCATGGCAGGCATCAAGACGCGATTCATCACAGCGGCCGACCTGATGCTGCAACTGGCCACGGCACACAAGCAGGATCGGCTCAAGGAGTACTTCAACCGCGCCGTGATCGGCCCGCGATTGCTGATCGTCGACGAGATCGGCTACCTGCCCTTCGGCCGTGAAGAGGCCACCCTGTTCTTCAACGTGGTGGCCAAGCGGTATGAGCGCGGCAGCATCGTGCTGACCAGCAATCTGCCGTTCAGTCAGTGGGCCAGTGCCTTCGCCGATGACCAGACCTTGACCGCAGCCTTGCTTGACCGCCTGCTCCACCACGCCCACATCGTGCAGATCAGCGGCGAGAGCTACCGGCTCAAGGACAAGCGCAAGGCCGGACAGATCAAGGCCAGGAACAACTGA
- the traF gene encoding conjugal transfer protein TraF has protein sequence MACRPSRCNEEIDMPRPSRPSWASRSGLFRLLASIALLAFACLNAAPEAQAQASSKLDEPIAAPYWSDAWRGWHFYEDPEPEVRDTPEAQPKTPALPPPTSPAAPTPSTRPARAPELVEFERLQKAVESYRNIAIMRPTEANVRRYMELEAKVVARASYFADVAQRVAWATPELDPTVHGRPVNAKALEVFDRDQLLSRSQSITSLGKDHVLFFFFRSDCPYCHAFAPTLTAFEARHGIKVVAISVDGGPMPGFADARADNGIANTLKVTQVPAVFLAQPYTGQITPIGFGVLSESELLERITTVSTPAAQAMLPSVNRQVVLQ, from the coding sequence ATGGCTTGCCGCCCAAGTCGCTGCAATGAGGAGATTGACATGCCTCGCCCATCTCGCCCGTCATGGGCGTCTCGCTCAGGTCTTTTCAGACTCCTTGCCAGCATAGCCCTCCTCGCCTTCGCTTGCCTCAACGCAGCGCCCGAGGCACAAGCGCAAGCCTCGTCCAAGCTGGACGAGCCCATTGCCGCGCCTTACTGGTCAGATGCATGGCGAGGATGGCACTTCTACGAAGACCCCGAACCCGAGGTACGCGACACACCTGAGGCTCAACCCAAGACTCCCGCCCTGCCACCGCCCACGTCACCAGCGGCCCCGACACCATCAACCCGCCCGGCCAGAGCGCCAGAGTTGGTCGAATTCGAGCGACTGCAAAAGGCTGTCGAGTCCTACCGCAACATTGCGATCATGCGGCCGACCGAGGCCAATGTGCGCCGCTACATGGAACTGGAGGCCAAGGTTGTGGCCAGAGCGTCCTACTTCGCCGACGTCGCCCAGCGCGTCGCCTGGGCCACACCGGAGCTGGACCCCACCGTACATGGCCGCCCAGTCAACGCCAAGGCGCTGGAGGTGTTCGACCGGGACCAGTTGCTCAGCCGTTCCCAGTCCATCACCTCACTGGGCAAGGACCACGTCCTGTTCTTCTTCTTCCGCAGTGACTGCCCGTACTGCCACGCCTTCGCCCCCACGCTGACGGCCTTCGAGGCGCGCCACGGCATCAAGGTGGTGGCCATCAGCGTGGATGGCGGCCCCATGCCTGGCTTTGCAGATGCCCGAGCCGACAACGGCATCGCCAACACCCTGAAGGTCACCCAGGTGCCAGCGGTGTTTCTCGCCCAGCCCTACACCGGGCAAATCACACCCATTGGCTTTGGCGTGCTGTCCGAATCCGAATTGCTGGAGCGCATCACCACGGTGAGCACACCTGCTGCCCAGGCCATGTTGCCCAGCGTGAACAGGCAAGTCGTTCTTCAATAG
- a CDS encoding IS5-like element ISBmu20 family transposase, producing the protein MKQSSLGLGTSTKRTRRREFLDEMDRVVPWSDLVAQIAPFMPEGKRGRPPFPVESLLRIHFMQQWFTLSDPAMEEALHDMPLFRDFAGLGGWDDRLPDESTILRFRHVLEKHKLAERILATVNLLLGAKGLMLRSGTVVDATLISAPSSTKNASGERDPEMHQSKKGQQWFFGMKAHIGVDADSGLVHTVRGTSGNVNDVVEANSLLHGQETDVFADAGYQGAHKRPDAKADVQWHVAMRPGLRKLLDKADPKDALTEQVERIKASIRAKVEHPFRVIKRQFGHVKVRYRGLAKNTAQLHTLFALANLWMVRKRLTGSLA; encoded by the coding sequence ATGAAGCAGAGCAGCCTTGGATTGGGAACATCGACGAAGCGCACGCGCCGCCGGGAGTTCCTCGACGAGATGGACCGGGTGGTGCCGTGGTCCGACCTGGTGGCGCAGATCGCGCCATTCATGCCCGAAGGCAAACGCGGCCGCCCGCCGTTCCCGGTGGAGTCGCTGCTGCGCATCCACTTCATGCAGCAGTGGTTCACGCTGAGCGACCCGGCCATGGAAGAAGCGCTGCACGACATGCCCCTGTTTCGCGACTTCGCCGGCCTCGGCGGCTGGGATGACCGACTGCCCGACGAGAGCACCATCTTGCGCTTCCGCCATGTGCTGGAGAAGCACAAGCTGGCCGAGCGGATCCTCGCAACGGTCAATCTGCTGCTGGGTGCCAAAGGCCTGATGCTGCGCAGTGGCACGGTGGTCGATGCCACGCTGATCTCGGCGCCGAGCTCGACCAAGAACGCCAGCGGTGAACGAGACCCGGAGATGCACCAAAGCAAGAAGGGCCAGCAGTGGTTCTTCGGCATGAAGGCTCACATCGGCGTGGACGCTGATTCCGGTCTGGTGCACACCGTGCGCGGCACATCGGGCAACGTCAACGATGTGGTCGAAGCCAACAGCTTGCTGCACGGACAAGAGACGGATGTCTTCGCCGACGCCGGCTACCAAGGTGCGCACAAGCGGCCCGACGCCAAAGCGGATGTGCAGTGGCATGTGGCCATGCGACCGGGCTTGCGCAAGCTGCTGGACAAGGCCGATCCCAAGGATGCGCTGACCGAGCAGGTCGAGCGCATCAAGGCCAGCATCCGCGCCAAGGTGGAGCACCCGTTCCGCGTCATCAAGCGCCAGTTCGGTCATGTGAAGGTGCGCTACCGCGGCCTGGCCAAGAACACGGCGCAGTTGCACACGCTGTTTGCGCTGGCCAATTTGTGGATGGTGCGCAAGCGTTTGACGGGGAGCTTGGCATGA
- a CDS encoding conjugal transfer protein TraG N-terminal domain-containing protein, translating into MWEIYAYQNADSLFGVFNAAAAIHASGDYMSAVAAVAFCGFVAALIAYAFAPEKLQGWKWLGTVLLVFSILILPRATVGIVDKTGGAPVKVVANVPFGMVMLGSVTSTIGHTLTGLFETAFQTIPGPGALPSELTYEKNGLMFGNRLIRSTSKVTFQDPNFRTDLINFIHNCTMYDLIDGTIGPAVFSTSADVWPLMATPNPARFSTVTSAAGIDVDTCPNIYTNLNGRLPAQINQIQGRLAFQLNPTLPGAAAAAVIANQIQQAYIKNNIADAATTAADLIRQSAMLNAINDTSTIVGQKVNDPAAMVLAVGRAQAVAQQNAAWINNGKVAEQALPVFRNVIEALTYALFPLMVLLLLLTSGRDTMLAFKGYAAILIWIQLWPPLYAVLNYMASIYAAYDLAAASDIGSGTKALSLQTASTIYSGAISGEAVVGYLAISIPVIAWAALKKMEGVGTALVGGLSGLQSMLTGSTASTATGNMNMGNVTMDQAQLAPNRTSAFMSSWQNDLSGNTFSSNSLTGRTAVSLLRNQGFASRVVSMRVSEQDVSDASRQVTAARSEALAASSDRSAALSEAFTRGLSSLRSGRSSSGSTSSSFEQFGETLNRLDQISKGIADSTGLSQSQVARIAFGASGHVGVDGRFAGAKANASADKSYLSGLSADERKVLSSLTSEQIADFKQFGDRVSRDASFINTISSDSREARDMASRLTNTATRSERAEVSLAERTALSERLTSAYEKGETITIDIAQDPHNLEMFTRYAEQYGGDSRAAQALMAAELARQSLKPNRVFSDGTALPTSFEDIQAQHRQEKADTALKPELDDRHRSNDRQVSRFGKSARAGQPAPAPEPSSTRQEVQTRGTEIRATAIADQTGFDAKAEIVKTNDGTIASKKSLLKQSGKQVVKDAGATADNAMGVVKDLLKK; encoded by the coding sequence ATGTGGGAGATCTACGCCTACCAGAACGCGGACAGCCTGTTCGGCGTCTTCAATGCAGCAGCGGCCATCCACGCCTCGGGCGACTACATGTCGGCCGTTGCCGCCGTGGCGTTCTGCGGCTTCGTGGCCGCCCTGATCGCCTACGCCTTTGCCCCGGAGAAGCTGCAAGGCTGGAAATGGCTGGGCACGGTGCTGCTGGTGTTCTCCATTCTGATTCTGCCCAGGGCCACTGTGGGCATCGTGGACAAGACAGGTGGAGCCCCAGTCAAGGTCGTGGCCAACGTGCCCTTCGGCATGGTCATGCTCGGCAGCGTCACCAGCACCATCGGCCACACCCTGACCGGCCTGTTCGAAACCGCCTTCCAGACCATTCCCGGCCCAGGTGCCTTGCCCAGCGAACTTACCTACGAGAAGAACGGCCTGATGTTTGGCAACCGGCTGATCAGGAGCACCAGCAAGGTGACGTTCCAGGATCCCAACTTCCGCACCGACCTGATCAACTTCATCCACAACTGCACGATGTACGACCTGATCGACGGCACGATTGGTCCTGCCGTGTTCTCGACATCCGCAGATGTCTGGCCCCTCATGGCCACGCCCAATCCTGCGCGCTTCAGCACGGTCACCAGCGCTGCGGGCATTGATGTGGACACCTGCCCCAACATCTACACAAACCTCAATGGCCGACTGCCAGCGCAGATCAACCAGATTCAGGGCCGCCTGGCCTTCCAGTTGAACCCCACCCTGCCTGGTGCTGCCGCCGCAGCTGTCATCGCCAACCAGATTCAGCAGGCGTACATCAAGAACAACATCGCCGATGCGGCCACCACCGCTGCCGACCTGATCCGCCAAAGCGCCATGCTCAATGCGATCAACGACACCAGCACCATCGTCGGGCAGAAGGTCAACGATCCAGCGGCCATGGTGCTGGCCGTTGGCCGGGCACAAGCCGTCGCTCAGCAGAACGCCGCGTGGATCAACAACGGCAAGGTGGCCGAGCAAGCCCTGCCCGTGTTCCGCAACGTCATTGAAGCGCTCACCTACGCATTGTTCCCCTTGATGGTGCTGCTCTTGCTGCTGACCAGCGGGCGCGACACGATGCTGGCCTTCAAAGGCTACGCCGCCATCCTGATCTGGATCCAACTGTGGCCCCCGCTGTACGCGGTGCTGAACTACATGGCGTCCATCTACGCGGCCTACGATCTGGCTGCGGCTTCGGACATCGGCTCGGGCACCAAGGCCCTGTCTTTGCAAACCGCCTCGACGATCTATTCGGGCGCCATCTCAGGTGAGGCTGTTGTGGGCTACCTTGCAATCAGCATTCCTGTCATTGCCTGGGCGGCATTGAAGAAGATGGAGGGTGTAGGGACCGCCCTGGTGGGTGGTTTGTCTGGACTGCAAAGCATGCTGACTGGCAGCACAGCATCTACCGCCACCGGTAACATGAACATGGGCAACGTCACTATGGACCAGGCGCAACTGGCACCGAACCGAACCTCGGCGTTCATGAGCAGTTGGCAAAACGACCTCAGTGGCAACACCTTTTCTTCGAACAGCCTGACCGGGCGAACAGCCGTCAGTCTGTTGCGCAACCAGGGGTTTGCTTCGCGGGTGGTGTCCATGCGGGTGTCTGAACAGGATGTGTCCGATGCAAGCAGGCAGGTCACTGCGGCACGCAGCGAAGCCTTGGCTGCAAGTTCGGATCGATCCGCAGCTCTCTCCGAAGCATTCACGCGAGGACTGAGCAGCCTTCGCTCAGGCCGCAGCAGCAGCGGATCCACGTCCAGCAGCTTCGAGCAATTTGGAGAGACGCTTAACCGTCTGGACCAGATCTCTAAAGGCATCGCCGACAGCACGGGGCTTTCCCAGTCTCAAGTGGCGCGTATCGCATTTGGTGCGTCGGGACACGTGGGCGTTGATGGGCGCTTCGCTGGCGCAAAAGCCAATGCCAGCGCGGACAAGAGCTACCTGTCGGGCCTATCCGCCGATGAACGCAAGGTTCTGAGCAGTTTGACCAGCGAGCAAATAGCCGACTTCAAGCAATTCGGTGACCGCGTCTCCAGAGATGCCAGCTTCATCAACACCATCAGCAGCGACTCCCGAGAGGCCCGCGACATGGCGTCCAGGCTGACAAACACTGCCACGCGATCTGAACGTGCTGAGGTGAGCCTTGCTGAACGCACCGCACTGTCGGAGCGCCTGACCTCTGCTTATGAAAAGGGCGAAACCATCACCATCGACATTGCTCAGGATCCGCACAACCTCGAAATGTTCACCCGCTATGCAGAGCAATACGGTGGCGACAGCAGAGCGGCCCAGGCCTTGATGGCCGCAGAACTTGCCAGGCAATCACTAAAGCCCAATCGGGTGTTCTCCGATGGCACGGCATTGCCAACTTCGTTTGAGGACATTCAGGCTCAACATCGGCAAGAAAAGGCCGACACAGCCTTGAAGCCGGAGCTTGATGATCGCCATCGCAGCAACGATCGACAGGTGTCTCGTTTCGGCAAGTCTGCGCGTGCAGGCCAACCAGCCCCCGCCCCAGAGCCATCATCGACTAGACAAGAGGTTCAGACCCGAGGCACAGAGATACGAGCAACGGCAATTGCTGATCAAACCGGTTTCGATGCCAAAGCGGAGATCGTCAAGACCAATGACGGAACAATAGCCTCGAAGAAATCACTGCTCAAGCAGTCTGGTAAGCAAGTCGTCAAGGATGCAGGAGCGACCGCCGACAACGCCATGGGCGTGGTGAAAGACCTTCTCAAAAAATAG
- the istA gene encoding IS21 family transposase, with protein sequence MLTQEQVVEIKVMSRRGMSIREMARQLGCSRNTVRRYLREDSAPVYGPRSPRATKLDPFKGYLLQRIEAARPHWIPAVVLLREITQQGYTGGLTQLKQFINGHRDKPVEPLVRFETAPGQQMQADFTHIRKGRDPLIAFVATLGYSRASWVRFTGDERAETLGRCLAEAFEYFGGVPQHVLFDNASTIVTERDAYGEGRHRWHSEMLKMSERFGFTPRLCRPYRAKTKGKVERFNGYLKGSFCVPLAASLKQAGLRLDVQAANAHIGRWLAEVANSRIHGTTGERPDRRLALERAALLPLPLRQPTALPATPVRNRPIPAESLQHPLSVYNELLEVRL encoded by the coding sequence ATGTTGACCCAGGAGCAAGTAGTGGAGATCAAGGTGATGTCTCGGCGGGGCATGAGCATCCGGGAGATGGCGCGGCAGCTAGGCTGTTCGCGCAACACAGTCAGGCGATACCTGCGTGAGGACAGTGCGCCGGTGTATGGGCCCAGGTCGCCAAGAGCGACCAAGCTCGACCCGTTCAAGGGCTATCTGCTGCAAAGGATCGAGGCGGCCAGGCCGCACTGGATTCCGGCGGTCGTGCTGTTGCGCGAGATCACGCAGCAGGGCTATACGGGCGGGCTGACGCAGCTCAAGCAGTTCATCAACGGCCATCGCGACAAGCCGGTGGAGCCGCTTGTGCGATTCGAGACGGCGCCAGGCCAGCAGATGCAGGCGGACTTCACGCACATCCGCAAAGGACGTGACCCGCTGATCGCCTTCGTGGCCACGCTGGGCTACAGCCGCGCCAGTTGGGTGCGCTTCACGGGCGACGAGCGTGCCGAGACGCTGGGTCGGTGCCTGGCTGAGGCATTCGAGTACTTTGGCGGCGTGCCGCAGCATGTGCTGTTCGACAACGCCAGCACCATCGTCACCGAGCGAGATGCCTATGGCGAAGGCCGCCACCGTTGGCACAGCGAGATGCTGAAGATGTCGGAGCGATTCGGATTCACGCCACGTCTGTGCCGTCCGTATCGCGCCAAGACCAAGGGCAAGGTCGAGCGATTCAACGGCTACCTCAAGGGCAGCTTCTGCGTGCCCTTGGCGGCCAGCCTCAAGCAGGCCGGGCTCAGGCTTGACGTGCAGGCGGCCAACGCCCACATCGGCCGATGGCTGGCCGAGGTGGCCAACAGCCGCATACACGGCACCACGGGCGAACGACCTGACAGACGCCTCGCACTGGAGCGCGCAGCCTTGCTGCCGTTGCCGCTCAGGCAACCGACGGCATTGCCAGCCACACCTGTGCGCAACAGGCCGATTCCAGCCGAGAGCTTGCAGCATCCCCTGTCCGTCTACAACGAACTGCTGGAGGTGCGACTGTGA
- a CDS encoding conjugal transfer protein TraH: MIQTPTPTAPLWRRLVATLMAVLVIASPLPLHAGDLNAEVNSMFNNLGAIGNYTAPGAFRGQTMNTYTGGSLFMRSPNKVYQLAAIQFPSAKAGCGGIDVFGGSFSHISATEFKNMLKNITAALPGIAFQLALEAVSPLLGGLSKWAKGLETWINNARINSCETAKAIVSTAAEATGYSSQETCADLAIEMGMESDRDAARRRCASDRPSILASARTSGDANVRNKAPFVGNLTWKALKYTGVSLDDQERELIMSMVGTVIYYPEEAARDPEPIAATLTSISQLLYGQSAGAGVNVTQHLLKCNDYVNCDAVTLNTTYTHTPFTAKVETLMRSIAEKIATRTAIPNNSAEVGFVNQTTEPVYKMLSVGATIPGSGLADSLIAQYRDVIAADYAYVFLERNLRVGLAALDKDYQLQKTQREQAVQIRQRALVMLQQLSQEKNLLYQKVGSYRAVSSHLEQLERQLRSSMPQHVMDMLGQQAAYMAR, from the coding sequence ATGATTCAGACACCCACGCCGACGGCACCGCTCTGGAGACGACTAGTCGCCACCCTGATGGCCGTGCTGGTCATCGCATCGCCGCTGCCTCTGCACGCCGGGGACCTCAATGCCGAAGTGAACAGCATGTTCAACAACCTGGGGGCCATTGGCAACTACACCGCACCTGGCGCCTTCCGTGGTCAGACCATGAACACCTACACCGGCGGCAGTCTGTTCATGCGCTCCCCCAACAAGGTGTACCAACTCGCCGCCATTCAGTTCCCCAGCGCCAAGGCGGGCTGCGGTGGCATCGATGTGTTCGGCGGATCGTTCTCGCACATCTCGGCCACCGAGTTCAAGAACATGCTCAAGAACATCACCGCTGCCCTGCCGGGCATCGCCTTTCAACTGGCACTGGAAGCCGTCTCACCACTCCTGGGTGGCTTGAGCAAGTGGGCCAAGGGCCTGGAGACCTGGATCAACAACGCACGCATCAACTCTTGCGAAACGGCCAAAGCCATCGTCAGCACGGCGGCCGAGGCCACGGGATACAGCTCGCAGGAGACCTGCGCAGACCTCGCCATCGAGATGGGCATGGAAAGCGACCGTGACGCTGCACGCAGGCGTTGCGCTTCCGACCGGCCCAGCATCCTCGCTTCGGCTCGCACCTCAGGCGATGCCAATGTGCGCAACAAGGCGCCCTTCGTGGGCAACCTGACCTGGAAGGCCCTGAAGTACACCGGCGTCTCCCTGGACGATCAGGAGCGTGAACTGATCATGAGCATGGTGGGCACCGTCATCTACTACCCGGAAGAAGCCGCCCGCGACCCGGAACCCATCGCCGCCACACTCACCTCGATCAGCCAATTGCTTTATGGTCAGAGCGCCGGGGCCGGTGTGAACGTCACCCAGCACCTGCTCAAGTGCAATGACTACGTGAACTGTGATGCCGTGACCCTCAACACCACCTACACGCACACGCCATTCACCGCCAAAGTCGAGACACTGATGCGCTCCATTGCAGAGAAGATCGCCACCCGCACCGCCATTCCCAACAATTCGGCCGAGGTCGGCTTCGTCAACCAGACCACCGAGCCGGTCTACAAAATGCTGTCAGTGGGTGCGACCATCCCAGGTTCTGGCTTGGCAGACAGCCTCATCGCCCAATACCGCGACGTGATCGCAGCGGACTACGCCTATGTGTTCCTGGAGCGCAATCTGCGCGTCGGCCTGGCCGCGCTCGACAAGGACTATCAACTGCAAAAGACACAGCGCGAACAGGCAGTCCAGATTCGTCAACGCGCCCTGGTCATGCTGCAGCAACTCTCTCAAGAGAAAAACCTCCTGTATCAGAAGGTCGGTTCTTATCGGGCTGTCTCCAGCCACTTGGAACAGTTGGAGCGGCAATTGCGATCCAGCATGCCGCAGCACGTGATGGACATGCTTGGGCAGCAGGCTGCTTACATGGCTCGTTGA